The Fusobacterium pseudoperiodonticum DNA window AACTCAATCATCAGCTGCAACTATCCCAGTAAATATTCAATGTGGATTGAAAAATGGTACAAGCCCTGAAATAGTTGATTTCGTTGTTCCTCTATGTGCAACAATTCACTTATCAGGAAGTATGATAACTTTAACAAGTTGTATTATGGGAGTTCTATTATTGAATGGTATGCCACATTCATTTTCAATAATGTTCCCATTCTTATGTATGCTTGGAATTGCTATGGTCGCTGCACCAGGAGCACCTGGAGGAGCAGTTATGAGTGCTTTACCTTTCCTATTCTTAATAGGTATAGATGCACAAGGACCTTTAGGTTCATTATTAATAGCTTTATATATTACTCAAGATAGTTTTGGAACTGCAATAAATGTTTCAGGAGACAATGCTATAGCTATCTATGTTGATGAGTTCTATAAGAAGTATATTAAAAAGGCAGCATAAAAAATAATATATCAATAGAGACAGTTGTAAATTTTACAACTGTCTTTTTTAGTAAAAAATTTTATTTTTCCCTCTTTCTTGTTTTAGAAAAAAATAAAATTTGCTATAATATAATATAGTAAAGAAAGTTAGTGGTAAAATAAAATAATATAGAAAGGATAAGTATATATGGAAAAAGGATATGTTCAAATATATACAGGAAATGGGAAAGGGAAAACAACAGCAGCACTTGGACTTATTACAAGAGCTGTAGGAAATAACTTTAAGATTTTCTTCTGTCAATTTTTAAAAGGAAGAGATTATGGAGAACTACATACATTAAAAAAATTTGAAACTGTTGTTCATGAAAGATATGGAAGAGGAGTGTTCATAAGAAGTAAGGAGTTTGTTACTGATGAAGATAAAAAACTTATGAGAGAAGGATATGAAAGTTTGAAAAATGCACTTTTAAGTAAAAAATATGATATAGTCATAGCAGATGAAATCTTAGGGACATTGAGATATGATCTAATTTCTGTAGATGAAATTAAATTTTTGATTGAAAATAAACCTGAGACAACAGAACTTGTTTTAACTGGAAGAAATGCTCCAGATGAACTTATTGAATTAGCAGATTTAGTGACCGAAATGAGAGAAGTTAAACACTATTTTCAAAAAGGTGTTATGGCAAGAAATGGAATAGAAAAATAAACAGATTAAAAAAC harbors:
- a CDS encoding cob(I)yrinic acid a,c-diamide adenosyltransferase, with translation MEKGYVQIYTGNGKGKTTAALGLITRAVGNNFKIFFCQFLKGRDYGELHTLKKFETVVHERYGRGVFIRSKEFVTDEDKKLMREGYESLKNALLSKKYDIVIADEILGTLRYDLISVDEIKFLIENKPETTELVLTGRNAPDELIELADLVTEMREVKHYFQKGVMARNGIEK